TTAACAGTGGTTTCTTTTGAATTGAAAATTTAAAGTCTCTGTGAATCATCCATCTTGACACCAAAAAGTACAGCTAAGCCCTGCCTCCCTAGTGACTGTTGTTATGGCTGCCAAAACATTCAACACTACAGAAGTGGACGATTTTCCATCGAAATCCACTGCAATTTTTCAAACAATGGGTCCTTGATTTCAGATAGAAGCAGAGAAAAGCAGGCTTCTCATTTCCAGTCTTTTTTgctgggtaaaaaaaacaactatcaTAATTTTACCATCTTCAATCCAAGTTTCACAGAAATgtgttgagtagtttttgtgtaaatcaTGCTGACAAACCGACCAACACACcaagtgtaaaaataaagctTGAAACCAAAACCTAACAtgagtgatgttttttttccaacacgACCAAATGATACCCAGTGTTTGAAGATGGTGCCACCAAAGACAAGGTATTTCTTGTTCCTTGCtgccttcctcttcctgtccttCGTTCCAACAGTGGCCGAGGTGGTGGAGTCGGTGTCGGACTGTGACCTGTTCCTTCTTGAGAAAACTCCGCCACAGGTCCCAGGTATCTTGGAGGGCGGACATATCCTGAACCAGAACCGATACAAACCCATTTGCCAGACTTTTGAGAACGAGAGGAGGTTTTTGACGCTCTACGACATCAAGAACAAGATTCCAGTGTTTTGTGCTTACAAGTACAGAGGGGATGGAGAAGGCAGGAGACCCCAAAAATGGTGGAAGATAGAGCCACGGGTaggtttttcattttgactGGTAAAGGACCATTACCTAATTGaaggacatttttactgtacAATTTATTTCTTCATGGCTACTCTGCCTGCATCAGCAACTAATCCTTTCACTCTTTCAGCTTGAGAACGAAGATGGCAAGAACATGATTGTTGGAGACAAGAACAAAACGTACAACAACCAGGCCGGGAACACAGATTACAGAAACAGCAAACAGTTCGACAGGGGCCATTTATTTCCAAGCGCTCATGCGTTCAACAAGACTGACAAAGTGTCCACCTTCACCCTGACCAACATTGTTCCGCAagtgaaaacattcaaccaggGAAGCTGGAACAGAATGGAACAGTGCATCAAATGTGTTATGGATAAATACTGCTTTAACAACAATGGTAGGATCGAAGGCTTTGTGGTGACAGGAGCACAACCCAGCACCGAGAACATCCTCAACAACAGGATTAACATTCCCTCCATGCTCTGGTCAGCGTTCTGCTGCTACAGCTCCAACAAGAACATGTGGATAGCAAGTGCGCACTGGGGCGACAATGTTCCAgataattttaaaaacaaatatctgcagACAAAGACTCTGGCAGAACTCCACAAAGAACTGAGGACAGCAGACCATGAACATGACGTTTTTCCTGGAACACAGTGTCCTGTCCACACAACTGTTACTGGGTTTTACCCAGAAATGACTAGAAACTGCGCCTGCCCAACCATTTCAACCACTTCTGCTCCTCCCACTTCAACATCTGGCCCTCTAACGAGCACATCTGTTCATGTCCCTACCACATCTGACCCAGCCCCTTCAACATCTGACCCAGCCCCTACCACATCTGACCCAGTCCCTTCAACATCTGACCCAGCCCCTTCAACATCTGACCCAGTCCCTTCAACATCTGACCCAGCCCCTTCAACATCTGACCCAGCCCCTACCACATCTGACCCAGTCCCTTCAACATCTGACCCAGCCCCTACCACATCTGACCCAGTCCCTTCAACATCTGACCCAGCCCCTACCACATCTGACCCAGTCCCTTCAACATCTGACCCAGCCCCTTCAACATCTGACCCAGCCCCTACCACATCTGACCCAGTCCCTGAAACATCTGACCCAGTCCTTACCACATCTGACCCAGTCCCTGAAACATCTGACCCAGTCCCTTCAACATCTGACCCAGCCCCTGAAACATCTGACCCAGTCCTTGAAACATCTGACCCAGTCCCTGAAACATCTGACCCAGTCCTTACCGCATCTGACCCAGTCCTTACCACATCTGACCCAGTCCCTTCAACATCTGACCCAGTCCCTGAAACATCTGACCCAGTCCCTGCAGCATCTGACCCAGTCCCTGAAACATCTGACCCAGTCCCTGCAGCATCTGACCCAGTCCCTGAAACATCTGACCCAGTCCCTGAAACATCTGACCCAGTCCTTACCGCATCTGACCCAGTCCCTGAAACATCTGACCCAGTCCTTGCTGCATCTGACCCAGTCCCCGAAACATCTGACCCAGTCCCTACAACGTCTGATCAAGTTCCTCCAACATCTGGCCAATTCCCTACCACATCTGGCCTACTAACTACAACATCTGGCCGTCCCATCTATATCTAGCCCACATGTCTGCAATATCTGTCCTTCCCACCACCATCTCCAGTCCTGCTAGGTCTACCAGCCCATTCAGATGTACCTCTCTCTTTACCACATCTGTGAGTACGGTTGTTTCCTTTGGTTTCTACCTTGGTATGACTGAGGAGAATAAATGACtttgtcaataaaaaaaagcttttagtCTGTGATTACACTTTGATTAACTTTCAAAATTGATTAGCAggttacatacagtacaataacGTAATGTAGATCATTTAAACTTTTCCCTTTAAATTTAAGAATAATTTGTAACAGAATGAACAACCTGTTAAATTGTTCTGTTAAAAAATATCTCATTTTTTAAGCTTCAGACAGcgctgtgtttatattttactgTACTAAACTTTTTGTGTAATTCATCTAAGTGTATTTGTTACAATGATACTGTGGATAAGATAAGAAAGGGCTGGATAAGACTTCAGATAGAAGACAATTAAAAGTGCATGATTCATAGAATGTTAAGTAGAAAAGCCTGATTGATCTGAGTGTTTTGCGTATAAAAATGTCCAGTTGTGTGTGAGTAAAATGCAGCAGCAATAGccctgtttttgtcattttgttatgaaaattgttgttttatagtCAAACCACCAGATGGCAATTGTGGCAAATCGttgcataatttttttttgtcaagtgcAGGTTAAGAAgactgttctgtttttctgtttgttcaccAACAGCTAAGAGTTTACTTACATTCTTTCTGCAagaatgacattttaaagcagtttAGTTTTCAGTACAATTGGAAAAAGTCCTTCTGTAATGTAATCCGATTAATTGTTATCTCTCGTTAGCTCAATTATAAATCATCTTGTAGTCATAGGTGAGAcctcaaaacaaaaatcagttttcCAAGTAGTCCAAAGCAACAGGAGTTCACTCAGTGTGTGGAGCAGTTTAAATAACATAATACCATATTTTCTAATCACATCACACCAGTTTCTCAGaggaatatttgtcactgcaAGTTTCATGCACGAAGAGGAAAACATGTCGAATAAATCATCGCATTAACAGGTTCGTGACATTTGTCCTGATGTCTCACCTGATGTCGCTTTAGGCCATCTGATCACATCTCATCTGACTGCTGTCTCGTCTCATCAGATAATGTGTTCCTCTCTATCGATCGAGCCTGACACTGTGTCAGCATGTGTGAAACTTTCTAGGCTATCGGTCACAGCGACAATGGtattatcagaaaaaaataccCAACATATAATAAACTACCATATAGTCATGGACACTAGAAGTAGGTGTGCTGAGGGCATTATAAAACCAGTAAATTGATTGTACACttcatataaaaaatgtatttgatcaTAAAGCCCAACGTTAATTGACAATTCTCTGGTTAATCATACATAATCATTGTTAATTCATGTATATCatttgccaaatttacaagaaggaccaactaattaagaatttgtcatagacaGCATTCCACAAAGTTTATAATGATTCaacaaactcaacaactcacaaaattgagagATTTtaaaagggagtctggggaatttcgctccctcctcgtcttcttgctgttgttgactgtagttgatGTGGCTCCATTGACCTGtaatatgttggtgttcaagtttgcCTGTAATGCAAAATGTTCTCAAATTGTTCTACGTTTTTTGTTGTACATTTACTACAACGCCAGCAccccaactgtgactgacttccagcATCCCTGCATATAGTAATATTCTGTTGAAGACTAAAAGGTGAAGAATTTAAAGGATGGGTTCACGTTTTTTTCCACTTCTATCTGAAAACAATATACACATGAGCATATCTACAGTGAAACAGGTTTTGATGCTTGTAACCattcctcatcttcatcttttcatTCTGTTATCAACAAATCTCACACTACAGCTGAACAAATGTTAACTAACCACAGCTCCAGACTTTCTagactttttcatttaggtgcaacaaataatacattttattttaatcatgcAAAcgattgtaaacaggaatatacatatttttcttcatttatacGACAGCACAAACAGTAAGAAATGTAGATGACCTCAATTCTTTGAGTCAGGCAATaaacaagttttctgcttcaacataTCATTATGAGccaaatgttgattgcacaatgttaTCATCGCTATCACTACACAATTTTGTGTCCACCTTCACACAGCCACCCGGGATAAGCGAGGTTAATTTGCAATCCATAGACTATCAATCGATCCAACATTTCCACCCATGAGCGagcacttggcgacagtggcagaaaaaactgcctttaacaGGAAGAAATCTTGAGCAGAACCGGATTCAATGGTGGGCGACCGACCATCTGTCTCAACTAAAAGATTGAATTAACGcattttgtcttgtgttgttgatATTTGTGACTCTGAGGGAAACAAACAATTCAGTTGTCTTTGCAAAACCTGTGGCCCCAGTGAACTTTGCTGTGGCCCCAGTGAATACTCTTCATGCTTGTTAGTGATACGTGAGTCTGATGGCATCTTCAAATGATAAAATCTTGTTGTTTAACtatcacttttttaaaaaatgactcctTAATGGTGGCCTCCTCCTGCGTTAGTAGATGTGAGCACGAGATCGAACCAATAATGAATGATCCCTTATTGTTTTAGGTTTCAGCAGGAATTTTATCTAATTAAGGAAGTGAAGACGCTCCGTCACTGAGTCTTTAAAAGACAGGAGGCTGCTCAGTtgctcacaaacaaaacaaacaattcagTTGTCTTTGCAAAACCAGTGCCAACAATAACACAATTTGTGTACGATAGGGGGGGGAATGTTatctgttgccactttaaataaaaaataaattgctaAATTTCAGGTGCACAGGTGCAACCAATAAAAATGGTTAGTTGCACTTGAGGTTGCGGGACAACAATCCTTTGACTTCTTACAGCTGACTTTTCTACAACTTTGCTGTGGCCCCAGTGAATACTCTTCATGCTTGTTAGTGATCCGTGAGTCTGATGGCATCTTCAAATGATAAAATCTTGTTGTTTAactatcactttttaaaaaaattactcCTTAATGGTGGCCTCCTCCTGCGTTAGTAGATGTGAGCACGAGATCGaaccaataaataaatcaagCTGCCTTTCTACCATTGGTTTACAGTCCTGAATGATCCCTCATTGTTTTAGGTTTCAGCAGGAATTTTATCTAATTAAGGAAGTGAAGACGCCCCGTCACTGAGTCTTTAAAAGGCAGGAGGCTGCTCAGTTGCTCACATCAGTTGTTTCTTAAACCTGCTGAAGAAAGAACGGCGCACTGCGAACACTGACAGGATGGCAAAGAGTGAGTACTGATTATAAGCAGGATTTATAAAGTGATTACATTTTATCAGGGTCAGAGTGAGACTAAATTTGGATTGTTTGGTaggtttatttgtatttattatagCTGATGAGAGCCACTTTTGATCACAATATAACAATGTGATAATGTgtaatttttaaattaatttcaataatTCTTTCTAAACTGGCTTCTCAATTTTACAAGAATTGCAAAGATATCTcgacatgttcatgttttttctgttgtagTGATTAAGAACGTGGACTTCCACTGCCAGTCTAACAACTCTGCCCATCGCACCATTGAAATAACAACAAAGCAGTTGATTGTGAGGCGGGGCCAGTCCTTCCTCCTCACCCTGGAAATGATGAAACCTTTCAGGACCCACGACCCGCTCGCCCTCATCGTGGAGACAGGTTGTTACAGTAGCTTGAAACAATTTTGAcgtttttttttagatttttatccACCTCTACTCTAACCCCACCCACCATCCTCACCAGGTCCTGCTCCTTCAGAAAAGCGTGGGACCCGGTCTGAGTTTGGTAACCCGTCTCCAATGTACACCAGTGACGTCAAGGCCATATGGAAGTATGATATTGACAAGAGAGCCAACCTGCAGAGAGGGATTGTGACCCTGTCTGTAACCCCGCCGGCCGACGCTCCTGTGGGGAGGTACTCGTTGTCTGCAAATACCCTGAGTGAAAGGACCAACCTGGGAACTCTGGTGGTGCTCTTCAACCCCTGGTGCTCAGGTAGGTGGAGCTACTGCAGACTTTGACTTTCTATAACGGATGTGAAGCACTTCCATGTAGAGGTTTTCATGTGTTGACTGAGACCTGGGACTGGGCCCAAATTACACTCGGACTCTAAACAAACATATTGTATAGTTACCCAGAAAACCATTTTGGTTTGTGTGATTGCCTGTGCATAATGTAGACATGCATTAGTTATGCCCATCACTCATGTTTAAgttgtgttaaaatgaaaatttacGCAGAAACACATAACGTGTTACTCCGAGTAATAATGTCAGTCAGGCAGGATAACACTGTATAATTGTATTCTATGgagttacaaaaacaatagtATGATGCTGActactgtaaaatgtttcagaCAGCTTAAAAAATTTTGCAGCGTGAAAAATGTGGGTAAAGACTTTGCCAAGTAGGTTCACATCTCAAGTAAACACcttttaatgaggaaaatgtaTTGTGAAAGTTTGATTCTCTGAGCTCTTACTATTGATTAATGTCTCAATTTATATCTATAAGTATTATTGAAGTTTGACATATTGACCAGAGTTGTCAGTGTTGATTTACGGAcgtaaaatatatttgttttaaaacaatttattgaaaagaaattaaTATCTGCCTCTATAATATAGGTAAAAACGACAATGATCTGCAGTTTTAACCTATTTTAATTTTGGTCAACCTCAAAACCTTATTTCACtgggctgtgtgtttgtttgtagatGACTCGGTGTATCTACCTGATGAGAGGGAAAGACAAGAATATGTGATGAACGAACAGGGACTTCTCTATAGGGGAACGTCAAGATACTCCCACCCGATGGCCTGGGTCTTTGGACAGGTGAGCATTTTAGGCAGTCAAAATCGATGcgttttgttgtttaatttggACGACATATGCTCAGGGAGCATATTAGATACATGCTGACTCGAAATGATTACAACTTGATATTTCCCCTGGTGTTATATCCATTTAATCTTCCATCAAAAAGCAAGTATTTCATGAGCCTGACAGACATACTGTAGGGCAGCCATGGGTAAGTTGGTATCTTGGCTAACTGGCAGTTCCAACTTGTGTCTTACTACACAGTTTGAGGAGGAAATGGTGGACATTTGTCTCAAGATGTTGGATATCAACCCAAAACATGCAAAAGATCCGGCTGATGACGTCTCTGCTCGCTGTAACCCCATCTATGTTGGCCGTGTGGTCAGCGCCATGGTATGAGTATGACTTGCACAATTCCTTGTAATGGAGTACTTTTCAATTGTGGCATTGGTAtttcacagaaaataaagaatggGAGTATTTCCTCCACCAATGGGGGATGTAAACTAAATATCACTCATGATTTATTACTAATATGTATGTCTAATCTGCAGATCAACTCTAACGGTGATCGAGGTGTGTTAGTGGGAAACTGGAGTGAAGACTACTCTGGTGGAGTAAGGCCCACCCACTGGATCGGAAGCGTTAGCATCCTCCAGCGCTGGTATCAAAACAACTGCCACCCAGTGAAGTACGGACAGTGCTGGGTGTTTGCTGGCGTCATGTGTACAGGTACTCTACTGTGTTGTCTGACTTCATCATTACCCTTTATGCTTTAGTATTTGAGTCTGTGCATGTTTAAATGTCTTTGATTCCAGTGATGCGGTTCTTGGGTATCCCCTGTCGCGTTGTCACAAACTTCCAGTCAGCTCATGACACGAACAACAGCCTCACCATCGATACGTATTACAACGACAACGGAGCCACAGAAAGCAAAGACAGTGTCTGGTAAGAGAAGCACTTTGTTATGGTTAAGGTTTAGTGAGTATACTGGGCTGAAGCGAGTATCTATAacaaataatgttgtttttaccaTCCAAGTACAATATGTCAACATCTGTAtttgagatgaagaaaaaaactttatttatttcaagtttgtaaaaaaaaaaaaccttgttcTGTAACAGGATCGAAGCGATCCTGCTACAgaacaaggtttttttttttgtgatcaaaaaTGTATGTGAAGCTCAATTCTGAATCTTTTCTATCTTCTAATAGCTTCTAATGAATCCATATCAATTCTAGGCTTAAACCTCCAGCTCTAACACCACCCACTTCAGGGTTTAAATCATTCCCATCTAATCTAATTTACCAAATCCATGTAGTGCAGACATAAAATGCAAACTCCCATCATTGGACAAGGCCATTAAGCAGGTGTTCTTCCCAAAAACAACCAGTTTCCACAGTAAAAGCTTAAATTCTCTTTACACCATCATGGCAAGTAGCCAACGATAAACTCTACTGAGCAAACATGCTGGTAACCACCCTGAATACTCTGGGAAACACCCAAAGCAACCTACGATTTCTAACACTTTGTCAACCATCTCAAACACCCCAGTAATCACAGAACAACACCCTAACATGACATCCCTAGCAATCAGAAAGCACCGATAGGTCCCATCTTTAGGAATGACTGGGAGatttggaaatgtatttatctgTGTAATGCAGGAACTTCCATGTGTGGACGGAAGGATGGATGAAACGACCAGACCTCAAGAAAGGAAACAGCTACGATGGATGGCAAGTCTTAGATCCCACTCCACAGGAATTAAGCCAAGGTGAACacagttttgttcattttttaaacaaataaaagcacattGACATTCTCAAGAATGAATAGCTGCAAGCCAATTACACACAATTAAGCTAGCACCTTCACAAAACTACAACTAATTTTTGTTTGCTACTGTCTTTGTTGGATTTACAAGTCAATcacaagattaaaaaataaataaataaataaaactttgtttttcttgcccCAGGGGTGTACTGCTGTGGTCCAGCCTCAGTCAACGGCATCCTCCAGGGCGAGGCTAACCTGAAATATGACATGCCATTTGTCTTTGCTGAGGTCAACGCTGACATTGTCAAGTGGATGGTCAGTGACCGTACACGATCTTATAATGATGAGAAATCTGGAACTAGTATGGGTGTCACAATTCCCCAAAGTtcttttattcagtttcttcaatgctactttttttctttgactatGTTCCCATTGTCAGGTCAGTTCTCGTGGcctgaagaagaaaatgcaCTCTGACACCATGACAGTAGGCCAGAACATCTCTACCAAGGCTGTTGGTTCCAACAATAGAAATGATATCACAGACAGCTACAAACACAGAGAAGGTAAAGAGTGCATCCTTTGAAGAATACTTCACAGAGTATCTATCTTTTGTGTATCAAATAGTTCACCGTCTTGCAAGGCCCTTCTTGAGTTCTTCAAGAGTTGAGGAACTACATGGGCATATGAATGCCAAATCCAATTACACAAGACTGTTTTTGATGTCCTTACCAAAAAGAACCAGTGTGGGTTTCCaagtaacaaaaataaaatgatccaGGCACTGTCATGTTGTATCAAACAGTCCCGTCAAGAATTTGCAATGTTGCAATCGCCAATTCCTGTGAATTCTGCACAATAATGAATTCTTGTCCAATCACCACTGCTTTTCTGACCAGTCGTCATAACGATGTGGTCTTTAGACAAAATTACAAGGTCGTGCAAACTTCACAGGAATTGGTGATTGCAATATTACAACATCCTGGAGGGGCTGATGGTCTATTATATTAGTATATTTTATGGTCATCAGTGTGCCTGATGAAGTgcctggatgttttatttttactgtatggGTCTCTGCATTGATTCAAGTAAATTATGAGTTTGTTCAATACAGGCAGTTCAAAGGAGAGAGCCATCTTCAGGCGAGCACTCAACCGAGTGAACTCAGGAGATGATCAAGAGGGTGATACCAATGAGGAGCCACTGAAGTTGGAGATGAAATTCGAAGAGGTAAAAACTGAGATGCTGAGGGGCACTATGTAACTTTATAAAGCGAGGTGGGAACATTCACAAATTCTGAATGATTTAATGAATGTCTGTGGATTGAAGGCATTCATTTAGATACTTGTATTTTTCGTACTTTTTCATACAGACCAAAATGCATCTGAAGCACTTAGTGCTAATATCAGCCTGCTAACATAATGAGTTTTTTATTTCTACACCAGGAGACCACAATGGTGAACGGTCAGGACATcaaactgaagctgaagctgagcAACAAAGATCGTACCATTAAGAAAATGTCCATCCGTGTCAACGCTCAGGCCATGAGGTACAACGGCAAACCAGCACGCAATATCCAGAGCATAGTCCAGGAGAAGACGATACTGCCAAGACAAGGTCTACAGTTATTCCCTAATACTACTCTTCAATATCATCTTCTATTACAAccaatttttgtgttttgaacaaTCTTTTTCACCATCAAACTGAAAAAATTGGTTATGCCAAAGCTGGACACTATgtgacagtaaaacatttttatttgaaggtatttttattatcaaactGAGTTTTTGGTGCTGTTAAAAGTTCaaaattttttttatacaagCTTACAGAAGTTCTTAACTGAATCCAAATTAATCGCGTTTCTCTGCTCCTGTCCTCATGTCCCACAGAGGTGATCCTACCTATTCAGATCGCGTTCTCAGTCTACAGTAAATTCATGGTGGACTGTGACAGCATGAAGGTTTCAGCCGTGGCCATTGACAAACAGCAGGACGATGACATCTATGAGACTGAGACGGACATCGCCCTGGAGGATCCTTCAATCTCCATTAAGGTTAGCAGAATCCTCTGTGATGTACAGAATTTATATCTGTGATCTGTATCGCCCCCCACAGTTTGACACGCAGGTATTAATTCCCTAAACCCAGGTGCAGTTGCTAGTGGATGGATGAGACATGCTGTGTTTACCTCTGAAGAACAATGAACGGCTAATTTAAAAGCCGTCTCTTTCGCCTCCATTGAGATATTTTCATTGGTGTTACTGGGAAACTGGGAGTGCTTGTCATCATAGAGGTAGATCAAGAGATTGTAATGTTATCCTCAAAAATGATCCAATCCTTGACTAAACGGTGATGGGATTCAAACCGTGAGTTTTGTCATTGGTTGCACTGGTTTCTTAtgtaaaactgcaaaaaaatcGATTTGAGCGAAATTACTCATTTAACTATCAGTATCAATTTGATACTTTCAGTCCGATAATATCTGgaaaagtctagaagagctgcacaattaaattgttttatccTCGACCAAGATAGCTGAGGGCTAAACAGGGAGTTAGCCGACTCGAGCagcggaagtctctagtgtcATGCAAGAGCCGGGTGATTgaccccaaccctaaccctacacCCAGGTAATCTAACTTTTTGGTCTTTATGCTCCACTGAGCATCAGTGAAGCATGTCATTCATTCCTCTATCATAGGAATGAATGACTGTCAGCTACAGTGATAACGGCAGGTTGCCTGATAACAATCTCTAAATCTTGTTTGGACACTGAATGTGCTCATGAACAAGTTCTGTCAGCTGATTGTTCTGTGCTGCTACAGGGTGCAGACAGTGGTCAGTCAGGTATCAGTCAGTAAGGCtaccacagaaacagaaaccacTTGAACTAATGATGtggtatgtatgtgtgtgttttaggttGTGGACGAGGCCCGTGTGTTTCGTACCTTGACTTTGGAGGTGGAATTCAAAAACCCACTGAATGAGAAGCTGAGGAactgctctctgactgtcatCGGATGTGGCCTTTTCAAATCAGACTACGTAGAAAGGTCAGCACGTGGCTGTCATTACCTGGAGCTGACAAGGATTTAGGAAagttctttgttttcttgatttTGTTGTCGCCTTCTCTTTAAAGTTGTCAGACTGCTCTTGATATAGGCCGTTACACAAAATAACACTACAGACTTGATGCTAAAATGGCCACTTAAACTACCGTCATCAACCCTTTTTGGAAATAGTCTTATTCCATTTTCTGAAAGTTAGATTGCAAAATTGAAGCGCAGTTGTCAACACTCATGTATGTGTGTCAACAGCAATGTGAGAGATTTGGAGCCAAACGGCACACTGAGGCTGAGGATCATCACGATGCCCTACAAGGTCGGAATGAAGACGGTGGTGGCCGACTTCGACTGCAGCGCCTTCAGGGACGTGAAGGGCAGCTGCACCTTCGAGATCAAACCCTGAAGCTCTCCAACCCCCCTGTCCgccttgtgtctgtgtgtctgattaTGGCTAAAATAAGCAGGATATTCATCATATTCATGACTTATTATTCATACTGCATTGGTGTAAGGGTTTTTGCTTCATCGCGTTCAAGCTGATTAAACATATCTTAATAAAAATTGTCAGAAATGATATCGTTAcagcttctcaaatatgagAAATAATagcttttctctgtctgtaaaGTAGATTCTGGGCTTCAGGGAATATTACGATACATTATTAActatttcctgacattttaaagacagcAGGACAGGGACACTTCTATCATTACAAActacaaacattttttccccttcatgTTTGAGTTTGACTtgacttttaattttaaatgtatgatTTTAATATCTTTTGATTTTTAGCACACATTTGAAAATTGTATTCTCTCTGTGTAAGCGTTTCTTTACACGTTTAGCAGCTGTAGGTCACATTAATTCTTGTATTAACCAAAATGAGGCCATGCAAGGCTGATAAGAAATGCCTGAAGAGACCAATCTTGCATATTtacctttaaaaacatgaataaaacagtaATGTCATGACTGTAATTGAAGAAATATACAATCTAAGAAGATATACAGAGTTGTGTGGTGGTGGCTTTTACTTGGGTttaataaaagtgtgttttcaacCAAGAACTGCCTGTTGATGTCTTGAGATAACTGGTTACCAAATAAAGAATCATTAGACGTTATGGTAAATCTTTCAAAACAGCCAACAAATATATCGATTAAAAATTAAGTTTTGGTCCAATGTTACTTACACAGGAGGAAATCCTGCATTttttggggactattttcagcagcgaATAAATCCAtatttggtgctctagtgagtattACTAGTGACGGTGTGTGTGGGGTTCGGTCAAATGATCCAATCACAAATGGACAGCTGTCAGTTCACACCACCTCTTTGTTTgcacatcactgggacaaacagatacaatgttttttcacatggacaaaaaatatctttgtgtaaaacatttgct
This is a stretch of genomic DNA from Pagrus major chromosome 10, Pma_NU_1.0. It encodes these proteins:
- the LOC141003862 gene encoding protein-glutamine gamma-glutamyltransferase E-like; translated protein: MAKMIKNVDFHCQSNNSAHRTIEITTKQLIVRRGQSFLLTLEMMKPFRTHDPLALIVETGPAPSEKRGTRSEFGNPSPMYTSDVKAIWKYDIDKRANLQRGIVTLSVTPPADAPVGRYSLSANTLSERTNLGTLVVLFNPWCSDDSVYLPDERERQEYVMNEQGLLYRGTSRYSHPMAWVFGQFEEEMVDICLKMLDINPKHAKDPADDVSARCNPIYVGRVVSAMINSNGDRGVLVGNWSEDYSGGVRPTHWIGSVSILQRWYQNNCHPVKYGQCWVFAGVMCTVMRFLGIPCRVVTNFQSAHDTNNSLTIDTYYNDNGATESKDSVWNFHVWTEGWMKRPDLKKGNSYDGWQVLDPTPQELSQGVYCCGPASVNGILQGEANLKYDMPFVFAEVNADIVKWMVSSRGLKKKMHSDTMTVGQNISTKAVGSNNRNDITDSYKHREGSSKERAIFRRALNRVNSGDDQEGDTNEEPLKLEMKFEEETTMVNGQDIKLKLKLSNKDRTIKKMSIRVNAQAMRYNGKPARNIQSIVQEKTILPRQEVILPIQIAFSVYSKFMVDCDSMKVSAVAIDKQQDDDIYETETDIALEDPSISIKVVDEARVFRTLTLEVEFKNPLNEKLRNCSLTVIGCGLFKSDYVESNVRDLEPNGTLRLRIITMPYKVGMKTVVADFDCSAFRDVKGSCTFEIKP